The DNA sequence AACAGGTACCGGAGGGGCACCGGTTGTTGCAGAAATCGCTCAGGAAATGGGAATACTTACTGTTGCAATAGTCACAAGACCCTTTCTGTTTGAGGGAAAGGTAAGGGATAAGAACGCAAACAGAGGGATCGATGAGCTTAGGAAAAATGTTGACACCATTATTATCATTCCCAACCAGAAACTTCTTACAATTGTCGAACGGACCACTTCCCTTATAGATGCTTTCAAGACGGCTGACGATGTACTCTATCAGGCTACAAAGGGAATATCTGATCTGATTTCTGTGCATGGTCTTGTTAATCTGGACTTCGCAGATGTGAAGACGATAATGAAGGAAATGGGTGATGCTCTTATGGGTACAGGATATGCCGAAGGTGAAAATCGTGCTGTTCTGGCCGCTGACAGTGCTATTAACAGTCCGTTGCTGGATGATATCTCTATTGCCGGTGCTAAGGGCATACTCATCAATATCACCGGTGGTGAGGATATGACTCTGTACGATGTGAGTGATGCAACTCAGACTGTATATGATGTTGTAGGGGAAGATTCTGATGTTAACATCATCTTCGGTGCTGTTACCGATCCTTCTCTTAACGGTCAGCTCAGGGTAACTGTGATTGCCACAGGGTTCAATGATGATGCAATTGAGAGGAAAAGACAGGATGCAAGTGCTCCGAAAATGTCTGTAAATCTACCAAAATCAAAATCAGAGCCAGAGAAAAAAGTTGAACAGCTTTCAATCTCTCTTCCACCGCGTGAAGAAAAACAGGAAATCAAAGCTCAACCGCTTTCTGTGGAGAATGCAGAAGCAGAAAACCAGGTCAAAAGCTCTGAAGCTGAACAGAGAGAAGTCAATGAGGAAAGAGCTCCTAATACTTCTGGTATAGAAGTTCCCGCTTTTATGAAAAAAGAGAGCACAATGAAGGAAGCAAGAGTCTACGTATCACGTGGAAGTGTAATCACCCAGTATGAAGATGATATGGATGTTCCTACATTTCTGAGAAAGCAGATGCAGTAGTACAATATCTAAACACAAGAGCGCTGGTAGTGATCTTTAGATGATAACTACCAGCCTTATGTTAAACTTTTA is a window from the Chitinispirillum alkaliphilum genome containing:
- a CDS encoding Cell division protein FtsZ translates to MMFKMEENFDTVAKMKVIGVGGAGGNAVNRMISAGLSGVEFISVNTDAMALDNNQAAQRLQIGERVTKGLGAGANPDVGKLAMEEDRDKIAAFLEGADMVFITAGMGGGTGTGGAPVVAEIAQEMGILTVAIVTRPFLFEGKVRDKNANRGIDELRKNVDTIIIIPNQKLLTIVERTTSLIDAFKTADDVLYQATKGISDLISVHGLVNLDFADVKTIMKEMGDALMGTGYAEGENRAVLAADSAINSPLLDDISIAGAKGILINITGGEDMTLYDVSDATQTVYDVVGEDSDVNIIFGAVTDPSLNGQLRVTVIATGFNDDAIERKRQDASAPKMSVNLPKSKSEPEKKVEQLSISLPPREEKQEIKAQPLSVENAEAENQVKSSEAEQREVNEERAPNTSGIEVPAFMKKESTMKEARVYVSRGSVITQYEDDMDVPTFLRKQMQ